The Loxodonta africana isolate mLoxAfr1 chromosome 12, mLoxAfr1.hap2, whole genome shotgun sequence genome segment GAGGAATAGACATGAGGGGTGACTAGCTGGGTTCTACTCTAGTCATAAGATCTGATCTTACCTATTGGAAGACTTGCTGAAGGAACAGGCTTTGTTTAGTTGGTCTGGGGCTTGGTTGGCTGGAGTGACCTTCAAATGGCAGGTGATATAGACCTGGAAGTAATAGCTATTATTAGGCAAGCCAGTTCTTAATATAATCTTTAACCCTGTGAGGATGAAGAGCCCCATTTTGGAGATGCAGAACTAGAGTTCCAAAGGTTAACTCACCTAAGATTGCAGAGCAAGCAGCAAATCTGATCCTAGGTAGAGACTCATGATCTTTACCtccccaacctttcagtgaacTTGTCTACTTAGCATGCCGAACCCTGGGCCCATAAAGTGAGAACCTCAGGGATGGTGCTGGGGAAATAGGACACTTAAATACTTAGCAGGGCTCTTAAGGCTGCCACCTGACTAGATGACatgctatttttcttctttttcaggagatGTGATTGTGAGCATTGATCCATTTTTCAATGTAGAATTGAATGGGGCAAGTTACTTCTGTGACTTGAAGTCCTTAGGTACTAGAGATCTCTTCAACTAGCTTCTTTGGAGTTCTCATTTCATACCTGGAGTCAGCTTTCTGGCTATTTCCTTAGGCAAGCTTCCCTGATCTGCTATTCTTTCTCAGGTATATGCCTCCTATATGTTGTTAACCTGCCATCAGGTCAGCCCAACTCTGACTCCATACACAAcaggaacaaaacacttcccagtcctatATCatccatgatcagttgtagatcagACCATTGGGATCCATTGGTTTAtactggctgatttccagaagcaggtcaccaggcctttcttcctagtcttattctgaaagctctgctgaaccgtgtttagtatcatagcaacatacgaATCTCCACTGACAGGAGTGGTAGCTATGCATAAGGTACActgactgggaatcgaacccaggtctcctgcatggaaggtgagaattctacccgaGACCACCAGTGTTCCCTAGCTGCCCTATAGGAATCTATTATCAATCTGTCCATGACATGTGAACCAGAAGGTGACACTAGACTAGTACCCTGGCCTAGACCTGGCAGAACTATAACTTCTCAGAAATGGTACTTGACCGTCCTTGTCTAACAAATGCTCGAGAAGGCGCATAAGTAGCCTGCCTGGAGCCAAGGGCTCCAAAACCCAATTGAGCTATCAACTCCCCTGCAAGATCATGATCTCCTTATCCCAGTAGAGCTGGTACCCAATCCTACTACCTCAAGTAGGCGCTGATCCACTTGTCAGAGTCATCCCCAGGTCAGAGTTTCCCTTCATATTCTAGGTAGGTCTTCAATACCTGCCTGCCCTACTCTGCACGGACATGGAGCCTCCTAGCTGAAGAACTTCTGCAGAGCTACAAGCCTTGGCCACCACCTAGTGGCTAAGTGTATCAGCAGGAAAACTATCTCAAAAAATATGACACCACTTAAGTTCTTTGTGTCTTTTAACAAGCCAGGGTACACTTCTGATTATCTGTCTTCTGTAAACCTGCCTTGCTCTGTGCTTCTAGCTACCCCATTAGAGAGGAGCTTCCTGATCCTTTAGCATCCCTAGTCCAGGAAAGGAACTACTTTTATCTTTAGCTTCCTTCCAGTACATTCTTCCGGTGCTATCTGGAGCATATGCTATCTTGGTGGCTTTGCTCTAGCTATTGAATAAAGTTGTTCCTTCTCTTTATGTGCTATGGCTCTGCCGAGTCATCCTTCCCCACTGTTGGAGAACTTTCCTAGAGCTCAGGCTACCTCCCGTTGATCAGCACTGTTCTCTAGTTGTAGTTACCCCCATTCCCCCGCTCCAGTTTCTGGAGATGCAGATACTAGCTTAGTTTTAACCCATGCTGATGGCCACCACCTGTGCTAAgattcctccccccgcccccacccaacCTTTTACCCGCTGGACCACCTCTGAAGTCAGCCTTGACTTGTAAATTCTCAGCCCACTGCAGACAAACTAAATCAGAAACCCTGAGGGTAGGGCCAACAACGTGTTCAATAAGCCCTTAAGGTGGGGCTTATGCACATTCAGGTTTCAGAAACACTGATCTAGACTATGATCAAGCCCAAGAAGCcatcccattaaaaaaagaaagaaaatcttgcCCTTCAAGGATACCTCCAGGAAGGCCGACAACTACTTTTTGTCAAGTCTTTCACTCAACTCTTGCTCAACTGGGTTCCTGCCCTGCTGACCTAGGCAAGGTCAAGGTCCATGGTTGTATGGTTGTTGGTCCTCATCTTATTTGAGCTGTCAGCTGAGCCTCCTGGGGCTCCCGTTCTCATTTGTTTTATTCCTACAGCCCCTGGCTCCTTCCCCATCCTTTGTGGGGTGTTTTAAACCTATTTCTTTAAAAGCTTATGTTGCTTATGCCTTCTCTGGGAGCATTGGTGACACACTGGttatgagctcggctgctaaccaaaaaggtccacagctcaaacccaccagctgttccttggaaaccctatctccCTCAAGCTCATGGCTGTTTCTGCTTGGAAAGTTAGAACAGGAACAAAGCAATCAAGTTGGTTGCTTACACGGAGAGCTAGTGAATGACAGGATTTTAAGCTTGGTCAGAGTTCAGCCTTATCGCAGAGTAGAAGAAAAGCTATTACCGTGTTTCTGGAGTCATTAGCGAAGTGGAACACATCCACTGTGAACTGGAGAGTATCTGGACCCGGTCTGGGGGCTCTGAATACAGAGGAGGCATCGGAGAGACCGTCCACAAGACAACTGTGACGAAGACAAAAATGACATTAGAGCCTATGTAAGGTGGCTGTTGGGTTGTCAGGAGCCCCTTGTTGTAAAGTTTCCCTAAACATAGCCCAGCCCTCACCCGTGGAAGTCCACAATGGTGTGATGAGGGGAGGTGGTCCTGGCTGGCGTTGGCGTAGCCACACAGTGGTCCACAAACAGTCGCAGTGGCACATGGCTGCCCATGTGGACCTCTGCCTGAAGATGGGCTGTGTCTCCCAGGCGGAAGGTAGGAGTCCTCTTCTCAGTGCTCCAGTCCTCTGAAAAGCAGTCCAGGTTTAAAGATGCCAAGAACTTTCCCTGCCAGACCCCTCCAGCCCTCCTTGCTTACCCTCCATCAGGCGCAGAGAGAATGCCAACTTCTCCTCTGAGAGCACCGTGGTCCTGAAGGGCACCCAAGTGGGCAAGACCGCATGGCTGCTTACATTGCCCTGCCTGGGAGAAGAGCAACAGTTGCTGCCCACCTTCCCCAGGGCTCACCCCAGCTGGGCCCCCATGGAGGGGGTATCTCATTTCTACCCCACTGCAAGAATCCTCAGCTGCAACCAAGCTGAACAGTCTAAGCCTGCCCCTTGACCTTCTAGAGCTCCCACCTCCTCTATACTGGGACTCCATCCTTGGGTCCATCCAGCCCGCCCGTGACAGCATCTGGACTGCGGCATGAAGACCACTACATCCGAAGCTAGAAGCttggtttctagcagggcttcaagcCAGTTCTGGTTTGAACTcccactgagaatttgcatttctagcaggttcccaggtgatgctgttgCTGCTGGTTGGGGACTTTTCTGAGAACCACTgtatagcagtggttctcaaaattatacataagaatcacctgggatcttAAGATGTAGGTTGAGTCAGCATATCTGGGGTCAAAATGTAAGCCCTGATTTCTAGACCCAGATCTGCTCTCCTTGTTGACTAACTCTAGAGGCTTGAGGGGGTGGGGGTCAGGGTCTGAGGCCAGCAGTGCCTTCTCTGCACCCCCCAGGATTCTGTGGCTGCTACTAAGAGGTAGCCTAATTTTGGATGCATTTAGGAGGATCAAACTAGACCCAGCAAGTCCTACTCCCACCTAGGGCTAAGGACAGTAACCACAGCCTCAAATATGTGGTGTCTCCCAGCTGGGCCTGCAGGTGTTACAGGTAGGCTGATAGTCAGGTATGAGGGTGAGGGGCCTTTGACTCAGGGCTGTGGCAGGTTCGGTCTTCACTGACCTGGGATAGTGGCACTCTATGGGGACCTCAGCATGGTTAGTCCTCAGGATGGACAGGTTTCCCACAGGGCGGGGGCTGTGGAGCAGGAAGGTGCTGTACACTAGAGCATCATCAGTCACCTGAAGGAAAAACAAGGTGTTAACGCTTCCAGGATCAGGTACCCAAGGTGCACCTGCCccaggcaaggatggcaagggcAGCCTGCCGGGGGCTGGAGAGGGGAAATACAGGATCTGTAATAAAACCTGGCTTTACCGACCTGAATGAGAGCCTGGATAAGGGCACCATTTTGCACCTCAGATTCTTCACCTCTGAATGGTGACACAACCTCTAGAGTCTCTGTCAACTAAGTGCCAGACACCAAGCGGTGCCTGATGACTAGACAAATTGGGATATGCTCTCTCCTCCTCCTGCTGCCTCCCCCACCTCACCGTACACAGGTTCCTTTTTCAGAGGAGGCCTAGGGCCAAGAAAGTCCATTTCACAGGGAGGGCAGCTGGTGTAGCTGTGGCCCAAGGCAGGAAgaacaccaaaacaaaaaccagatccattgctatcgagtcggttccgactcatagcaaccctataggacagagtagaactgccccatagagtttcagagcgcctggtggattcgaactggccttttttggttaacagcgttagtagtacttaaccactacaccaccagggcatcCCAGGAAGCGCGCAGGCAGGTGCTATCAGGGCAGTTTGTACCCTCCAATTGTGCTGCACCAGAGGCCCAGTTAGCTTCCTGCCCTGACTGGCTCAGTCCTCAGAGTAGGGCGTCCCAGTTCTCTCCTAGCAAATGTCCCAGGCAGAACTGGCTGCCTGGTTTGTGGAACCCAGTGCAAAGTGAAGATGTGAAGCCCCTCGTTCAAGAATTAGTTTCACAGTGGCAGCAGAGCGTTAAACCAAGCCTGAGACACAGCTCCAACACCTGTGACTGACCCtggccccaggtgattcttactgTACTAGGGAAAGGAATTGCCAAGGTTTGCTCCTCACTGGAATCACCTGGGGTCTGAATACTGATATCTGCCTCTTACTCCccttctgatttaattggtacAGGGTGCAGCCTGGACAACAGGTTTTTAGATGTTTCCCTCAGTGATTCTAATATGTAAAGTTTGGGAATTACAAATAACTCCTGCAGCTCTCTGCCAACACGCCCCGACCCCGGAAACAGGGGCCGTGAGTCCTCAAGGCAAGTCTGGGGACTATACCTAACACCGGAGCTCTGGCTAGAGGACTAGGCTTGGCCACACCCACTTGGAGTCCAGAAGGCTGGGGCCTCACAGTTGGAGGGAGGACAGGCCTTCCACAGGGCTAGGAATTCCCCTGGGGAAACACAGCTAGGGCCCTGGGTTCTGGCCCTGCCTTGCTGAAAGACCCCTTCCTTGTAATCTGAGCTTCTGTTTCCCCACTGCTTTGGGGGAGGGATCTGTCTGTGATTCTCTTTATATGAGGtcccttattttttaatttttttcaagcaCCTGCCTCTCCCACTTGAGCTACCTCTCCCACTTGAACTACCTCCAAAGATTGGATTAAGGTCTGTCTCAGGTTCTTGAACACAGAGGTGACAGTATTGCCTTCCTCCTCCTTTTACCCACTTTTAATTCAGGGTGGCCAAGCCATTAGACACGAGTGAGGAGGCAGGTCAAAATCTGGTCTTCCACAATGATTATTTCTGGGCTTTCTGAAGTGTCAAAATCTCTCTTCCATACAAGTGTCTAGTGCCCCCAACCAAGTGCCTGATGCCCTATCCCACACACATACCCACGCACACTGTCCTGTAGGCCTATATCTCCTGGATTCCCTCCAAGGGGTTCATAAATCCTTAGGAGGAATTGGGGTAGGGTGCCCCTTCTGGCCCAGAGTTCACTGCTGCCTCTGGACCCTACCCCACCTCCCTGATTCAGGCAGCTAGAGGTCTCCTGCCCCATCCCCAGCTTCAGGCCTCAGCTGCTCCACCTCCTCCACCCATGAGTAAGAGGGAACTGCTCTCGTTCCATCTCCCCCTCCGCCTCCCACGACTCCCACCCAAGCCTCACCTGCACACGGTTGCCACACTCATGCAGCCCAACCTCAAACCTGACCACGTCGCCAGTGTCCTCAGAGACCAGGGGCTCACAGTGCTCAGGGCCCAGGGTGAGGTCTGAAGGTCTGACGAGCTTCCCAGTGCCAAAGAAGTTTCTGCTGACAGTGACCACCAGCTGAGCCTCCAGGCATTCCACCAGCACAGGTTGTGGGGATGACACAGGGCCATGGGCTCCACCCTGAAGGAGCCagagggggtgggggtagcacaGCTCCGTCCCTCCCCAGAGCAGAAGGCAAATGAAGAGCCTGTAGCTCAGCCCCATGATACCTGCAGAGCCACGCCAGCACGGTCCACAGCAGTACCACCTAGCCATCTTATACTCCCAGGATGATGGCCCACTCACACCTGGGCTCCCACGTGCCTCCCTTCCCCAGCCAATCCACTGGGCTAGGCACTTGCCACTCAAAGCGGTCCCTGGTCCAGCAGAATGGGgttcacctgggagcttgttagaaatgcagcatCTCAGCCCCCACCCAGCCTACTGCATCAGAATCTGGGTTTTAGCTATCTCCAAGTGATTTGTATTTACACGGAAGTTGGAGAAGCGCTGAGCTGGCAGCCTGGTCAGCCGTGACTTCTGACCCCTTCTCTATGCCACCCTACACATCCAGCCCTTTGCTGGCCCTGCTTTCAGGAAGCTCACAGCCCAGTAGGGAGCCAAGAGCTGTCACTAGGTTGATGGGAGGGAACAGGAGTAAGGCCTTGATTGAAGGGTGGGGAGAATTTGATCAGAAATGCCAGGAAGCACAGTCCAAGGGGAGAACAGGAGGGGCATCAATTAAGAGACAAGAGGAGTTTTATGAGTAGAGGGTTCAGACAGAGGCAGCTATGTGAACAGAGGTGTAGAAAGGGGAAATCACTGGTCAGGCTTAGGTCGGGGGGTACCTAGG includes the following:
- the ZP3 gene encoding LOW QUALITY PROTEIN: zona pellucida sperm-binding protein 3 (The sequence of the model RefSeq protein was modified relative to this genomic sequence to represent the inferred CDS: inserted 1 base in 1 codon), whose amino-acid sequence is MARWYCCGPCWRGSAGIMGLSYRLFICLLLWGGTELCYPHPLWLLQGGAHGPVSSPQPVLVECLEAQLVVTVSRNFFGTGKLVRPSDLTLGPEHCEPLVSEDTGDVVRFEVGLHECGNRVQVTDDALVYSTFLLHSPRPVGNLSILRTNHAEVPIECHYPRQGNVSSHAVLPTWVPFRTTVLSEEKLAFSLRLMEEDWSTEKRTPTFRLGDTAHLQAEVHMGSHVPLRLFVDHCVATPTPARTTSPHHTIVDFHGCLVDGLSDASSVFRAPRPGPDTLQFTVDVFHFANDSRNTVYITCHLKVTPANQAPDQLNKACSFSKSSNSWSPVEGTDDICGCCNKGDCGRPGVSRKLSPTEQLLTSQQQKSASRKRRHVAEEADVTXGASDLPGEGW